Proteins from a single region of Budorcas taxicolor isolate Tak-1 chromosome 11, Takin1.1, whole genome shotgun sequence:
- the NRM gene encoding nurim: MAPALLLVPAALASFILAFGTGVEFVRFTSLRPLLGRISESGSPDARQGWLAALQDQSILVPLVWDLGLLLLFVGQHSLMATETVKEWMSRYFGVLQRSLYVACTALALQLVMRYWEPVPRGPVLWEARAEPWATWVPLLCFVLHVISWLLIFSILLVFDYAELMGLKQVYYHVLGLGEPLALKSPRALRLFSHLRHPVCVELLTVLWVVPTLGTDRLLLALLLTLYLGLAHGLDQHDLRYLRAQLQRKLHLLSRPQDGEAE; this comes from the exons ATGGCCCCTGCACTGCTCCTGGTCCCTGCTGCCCTCGCCTCTTTCATCCTGGCCTTTGGCACCGGAGTGGAGTTCGTACGATTTACCTCCCTTCGGCCACTTCTTGGAAGAATCTCGGAGTCTGGCAGTCCGG ATGCCCGCCAGGGATGGCTGGCTGCCCTGCAGGACCAAAGCATCCTTGTCCCGCTGGTTTGGGATCTGGGGCTCCTGTTACTGTTTGTGGGGCAGCACAGCCTCATGGCAACTGAGACCGTGAAGGAATGGATGTCCCGGTACTTTGGGGTCCTTCAGAGGTCACTGTACGTGGCATGCACTGCCCTGGCCTTGCAG ctGGTGATGCGGTACTGGGAGCCTGTGCCCAGGGGTCCTGTGTTGTGGGAGGCTCGGGCTGAGCCATGGGCCACTTGGGTGCCCCTCCTCTGCTTTGTCCTCCACGTCATTTCCTGGCTCCTCATCTTCAGCATCCTTCTCGTCTTCGACTACGCAGAGCTCATGGGCCTGAAACAG GTGTACTACCATGTGCTGGGGCTGGGCGAGCCTCTGGCCCTGAAGTCGCCCCGGGCTCTGAGACTCTTCTCCCACCTGCGCCATCCAGTGTGCGTGGAGCTGCTGACAGTGCTATGGGTGGTACCCACCCTGGGCACTGACCGCCTGCTCCTTGCTCTCCTCCTTACCCTCTACCTGGGCCTGGCTCACGGACTGGACCAGCATGATCTCCGCTATCTCCGGGCCCAGCTACAAAGAAAACTCCACCTGCTCTCCCGGCCCCAGGATGGGGAGGCCGAGTAA